A window of Macadamia integrifolia cultivar HAES 741 unplaced genomic scaffold, SCU_Mint_v3 scaffold264, whole genome shotgun sequence contains these coding sequences:
- the LOC122066961 gene encoding histone H1-like, producing MALAEEVSLAVEAVADPPATEPVEEKPATKATKSKKTTAKKEPKEPKAKKPAGPKKPSAHPPYFEMIKEAIVSLKERTGSSQYAITKFVEDKHKANLPANFKKLMLVQLKKIVAAGKLVKVKSSFKLPPTRPAALKPAAPAAKKAVAAKPKAAAKPKAAAKPKAAPAKPKAKPKAAAKPKAAAPAKPKAAAKPKAVAKPKAAAKPKPKPKPKAKAPVKAARTSTRSSPGAKKPVASKPAAAAAKKAPAKSTKKPKTVKSPARKALARKAKK from the exons ATGGCACTTGCAGAAGAAGTTTCTCTGGCTGTTGAAGCAGTTGCAGATCCGCCAGCTACAGAGCCGGTTGAAGAGAAACCGGCGACCAAAGCTACCAAGTCGAAGAAGACAACAGCTAAGAAAGAACCTAAGGAGCCAAAGGCTAAGAAGCCGGCAGGTCCGAAGAAGCCCTCTGCGCATCCTCCATACTTTGAG ATGATCAAGGAGGCGATCGTGTCTTTGAAAGAGAGAACTGGTTCGAGCCAGTACGCAATTACAAAGTTCGTCGAGGATAAGCACAAAGCCAACCTTCCCGCGAACTTCAAGAAGCTTATGCTCGTCCAACTAAAGAAAATTGTAGCAGCTGGGAAGCTCGTGAAGGTTAAGAGCTCATTCAAGTTGCCGCCTACTCGTCCTGCAGCGCTTAAGCCAGCCGCTCCCGCTGCCAAGAAAGCTGTGGCTGCGAAGCCTAAAGCCGCAGCTAAGCCTAAGGCGGCTGCCAAACCCAAGGCTGCTCCTGCAAAGCCTAAGGCGAAGCCTAAAGCTGCCGCAAAACCAAAAGCTGCTGCTCCCGCTAAGCCAAAGGCTGCTGCGAAGCCCAAAGCTGTAGCAAAACCCAAGGCCGCTGCCAAGCCCAAGCCAAAACCAAAGCCAAAGGCTAAAGCACCCGTTAAGGCTGCCAGAACTTCCACGAGGAGTTCTCCAGGTGCGAAGAAACCGGTGGCTTCGAAGCCAGCAGCTGCCGCTGCTAAGAAAGCACCGGCGAAGAGCACTAAGAAGCCCAAAACCGTAAAGTCGCCGGCGAGGAAGGCTCTTGCGAGGAAGGCGAAGAAATGA